From a single Streptomyces liliifuscus genomic region:
- a CDS encoding spherulation-specific family 4 protein, with the protein MPHLTSTATGTASTDLRVGFGIPGYAHPLVAPVEWGELTRPGTPLHWVVLNVADGPGTRPDPRCLEAAGRLRNAGVRVLGHLDVTYGARAFGELVSDAHRYRDWYQVDGFLLDRCPTERTALPEIRRTATSLRALFGEGREGHVVLGHGSHPYPGYAEAADQLVTFAGPWSDYRWSQVAEWTAEYPPERFCHFVHSVPRGHLDEALRIARWQGASTIYFTDRTDRGGSADPWESMPGYWDEIVSRIGTGVSE; encoded by the coding sequence ATGCCGCATCTGACCAGCACCGCAACGGGCACCGCGAGCACCGACTTACGGGTCGGCTTCGGTATCCCCGGCTATGCGCACCCCCTTGTCGCCCCGGTCGAATGGGGCGAACTCACCCGCCCCGGCACCCCCTTGCACTGGGTCGTCCTGAACGTCGCCGACGGCCCCGGCACCCGCCCCGACCCCCGCTGTCTGGAAGCGGCCGGACGCCTGCGCAACGCGGGCGTCCGTGTCCTGGGCCACCTGGATGTGACGTACGGCGCACGAGCCTTCGGCGAGCTCGTCTCCGACGCACACCGTTATCGCGACTGGTACCAGGTCGACGGTTTCCTCCTGGACCGCTGTCCCACGGAGCGGACAGCGCTGCCCGAGATCCGTCGCACGGCCACCAGCCTGCGCGCGCTCTTCGGCGAGGGCCGCGAGGGCCATGTCGTCCTCGGCCACGGCAGCCACCCGTATCCCGGATATGCCGAGGCCGCCGACCAGTTGGTGACCTTCGCCGGGCCCTGGAGCGACTACCGCTGGTCGCAGGTGGCCGAGTGGACCGCCGAGTACCCGCCCGAGCGCTTCTGCCACTTCGTGCACAGCGTGCCGCGCGGCCATCTCGACGAGGCACTGCGCATCGCCCGCTGGCAGGGCGCCTCGACGATCTACTTCACCGACCGCACGGATCGCGGCGGTTCGGCCGACCCCTGGGAGAGCATGCCCGGCTACTGGGACGAAATCGTCTCGCGGATCGGAACGGGTGTCTCGGAATGA
- a CDS encoding NAD-dependent epimerase/dehydratase family protein translates to MRVLLIGANGYLGRFVADRLLADPAVQLTALGRGDDADVRFDLASGSPGALTRFLDAVHPGVVVNCAGATRGGARELTRHNTVAVATVCEALRRSGCGARLVQIGCGAEYGPSQPGSSTAEDAVPRPGGPYGVSKLAATELVLGSGLDAVVLRVFSPAGPGTPAGSPLGRLAEAMRRAMQSGDGELKLGGLGVQRDFIDVRDVARAVHAASLSAAQGVINIGSGRAVRLRDAASVLARVAGYGGALHELDGPPVPVRPSIGHPRSEPEHTAPTAYPYPDGCGSWQQADVRTARDRLGWRPRINLEESLADIWMEAACRI, encoded by the coding sequence ATGAGGGTGCTGCTGATCGGAGCCAACGGATACCTTGGCCGGTTCGTCGCAGACCGCCTCCTCGCCGACCCCGCCGTGCAGCTCACCGCGCTCGGCCGGGGCGACGACGCGGACGTGCGCTTCGACCTCGCAAGCGGCAGCCCGGGAGCGCTCACCCGCTTCCTGGACGCGGTACACCCCGGCGTCGTCGTCAACTGCGCCGGAGCCACCCGCGGCGGCGCCCGCGAGCTGACCCGGCACAACACCGTCGCCGTCGCCACCGTCTGCGAAGCCCTGCGCCGCAGCGGCTGCGGAGCGCGCCTCGTGCAGATCGGCTGCGGCGCGGAGTACGGCCCCAGCCAGCCCGGCTCCTCCACGGCCGAGGACGCCGTGCCCCGCCCCGGCGGCCCTTACGGCGTCAGCAAGCTCGCCGCCACCGAACTGGTCCTCGGGTCCGGCCTCGACGCCGTCGTCCTGCGGGTGTTCTCGCCCGCAGGCCCCGGCACCCCGGCCGGCTCGCCCCTCGGCCGCCTCGCCGAGGCCATGCGCCGCGCCATGCAGTCCGGCGACGGCGAACTCAAACTCGGTGGCCTCGGTGTCCAACGCGACTTCATCGACGTACGCGACGTCGCCCGTGCCGTCCATGCCGCCTCCCTCTCCGCCGCACAGGGCGTCATCAACATCGGATCCGGTCGTGCCGTACGCCTCCGCGACGCCGCCTCCGTCCTCGCACGCGTCGCCGGCTACGGCGGTGCCCTGCACGAACTCGACGGACCGCCCGTCCCGGTCAGGCCATCCATCGGCCACCCCCGCTCCGAACCCGAGCACACGGCCCCGACCGCCTACCCCTACCCGGACGGCTGCGGCAGCTGGCAGCAGGCCGACGTGCGCACCGCACGAGACCGGCTCGGCTGGCGCCCCCGGATCAACCTCGAGGAATCCCTCGCCGACATCTGGATGGAGGCGGCATGCCGCATCTGA